A region of Arabidopsis thaliana chromosome 5, partial sequence DNA encodes the following proteins:
- a CDS encoding Zinc-binding dehydrogenase family protein (Zinc-binding dehydrogenase family protein; FUNCTIONS IN: oxidoreductase activity, binding, zinc ion binding, catalytic activity; INVOLVED IN: response to oxidative stress; EXPRESSED IN: leaf whorl, sepal, flower, stamen; EXPRESSED DURING: 4 anthesis, petal differentiation and expansion stage; CONTAINS InterPro DOMAIN/s: GroES-like (InterPro:IPR011032), NAD(P)-binding domain (InterPro:IPR016040), Alcohol dehydrogenase, C-terminal (InterPro:IPR013149), Alcohol dehydrogenase superfamily, zinc-containing (InterPro:IPR002085); BEST Arabidopsis thaliana protein match is: Zinc-binding dehydrogenase family protein (TAIR:AT5G37980.1); Has 1807 Blast hits to 1807 proteins in 277 species: Archae - 0; Bacteria - 0; Metazoa - 736; Fungi - 347; Plants - 385; Viruses - 0; Other Eukaryotes - 339 (source: NCBI BLink).), producing the protein MATTINKQVVLLDYVTGFAKESDLVITSTTIDLRVLKGSMTALVKNLYLSCDPYMRNRMRKPDPLSPATAQSFTPGKPISGFGVSKVIDSGHSDYEEGDLIWGAVGWEEYSVITPIPNLHFKIHHTNFPLSYYTGLLGMPGMTAYVGFYEICTPKKGDTVFVSAASGAVGQLVGQFAKLMGCYVVGSAGSKEKVDLLKNKFGFDDAFNYKEEHNLIGALKRCFPEGIDIYFENVGGKMLDAVILNMRPHGRIAACGMISQYNLKNPEGIYGLSLITYKRIRIEGFNCFDYFHKYSEFLEFVVPYIKEGKIKYVEDVADGLESAPAALVGLFHGKNVGKQLVVVSPS; encoded by the exons atggCGACAACGATCAACAAGCAAGTCGTGTTACTTGATTACGTAACCGGTTTCGCCAAGGAATCCGACCTTGTAatcacctccaccaccatcgATCTTAGGGTGCTAAAGGGATCTATGACGGCGTTGGTGAAGAATCTCTACTTGTCTTGTGATCCTTACATGCGAAATCGTATGAGGAAACCTGATCCTCTGAGCCCTGCTACTGCTCAGTCCTTCACTCCCGGCAAG CCTATCTCAGGGTTTGGAGTGTCTAAAGTGATAGATTCTGGACACTCAGATTACGAAGAAGGTGACTTAATTTGGGGAGCAGTAGGATGGGAAGAGTACAGTGTTATTACACCAATTCCTAATCTTCACTTCAAGATCCATCATACCAATTTTCCTTTATCTTACTACACAGGACTTCTTG GTATGCCTGGTATGACCGCGTATGTTGGGTTTTACGAGATATGTACTCCAAAGAAAGGAGATACTGTGTTTGTGTCGGCTGCATCTGGCGCGGTTGGTCAGCTTGTAGGACAATTTGCTAAGTTGATGGGTTGTTATGTTGTTGGAAGCGCTGGGAGTAAAGAAAAG GTTGATCTCCTCAAGAACAAGTTTGGATTCGATGATGCCTTCAACTACAAGGAAGAACACAATCTTATTGGTGCCCTAAAAAG GTGTTTCCCTGAAGGCATTGACATATACTTTGAGAACGTAGGAGGCAAGATGCTGGATGCAGTGATCTTAAACATGAGACCACACGGCCGTATCGCGGCATGTGGGATGATCTCACAGTACAATCTGAAGAATCCGGAAGGTATATACGGCCTCTCGCTCATTACATACAAACGAATCCGTATTGAAGGGTTCAACTGTTTCGATTACTTCCACAAATACTCGGAGTTCTTGGAGTTTGTGGTTCCGTATATAAAAGAAGGGAAGATAAAGTATGTGGAAGATGTTGCTGATGGACTCGAGAGTGCTCCTGCTGCTCTCGTTGGACTCTTTCACGGTAAAAACGTCGGGAAACAACTTGTCGTGGTTTCGCCATCATAA